The Kwoniella dejecticola CBS 10117 chromosome 2, complete sequence genome segment TTGGGTATTTTGGAGGAGATCTCGGCGGAAGCGAGACATTCGGATTGGGTAAGGCATTAACAGCAAGCGGAGGATAGCGTTGCATCATTCGATTTCGGTGATCAATCGACGTCTCCTGTGGAACTGTAGTTGGTGCGGTTGGCTGACTTGAGCCTGCGTTACCGTGCCCGGCAGAAGGTCTTTCGGGAGGTACGGCTACTGATTGTGGTCTTCTCGAAGACCTTCTGTGCTGCGTAGACTCCCTTTGAGTCGGTGTAGTTGCGGCGGTTGTTTGACTGGAAATGGGCTGGTTGTGCTCGTTCGCAATTCGTACGGGCGTGATGGCTGATGAGTGATCTCTTGAAGGTGTATGTCGCTCAGACCCTCTCTGCGTCGGAGTAGCTGAAGCAGTGGATTGACTTGGATCTGGATTGCCCTGCTCAATTGCAAACCGTTCGGGAAAGATGGCTATCGAGTGGCGTCTTACAGATGCCGTCggataatgatgatgatgatgcgaggACTCCCTCTGGGTGGGCGTAGAAGAGCGTGTTGGCGTAGGTGCCGGTGTGATTGTATCTAGttgtgtatgtgtatgtcTCGGACGATGCCTCGAAGGGCGGCTGTGATTCTCCACGTGATCAGCGGGCAGTTCCCAGGTGACCGATCTTCGTCTTGCGCGAGGATCGGGGCGGGCTGTGCTTGTTTGAGTATGGGTTGGCTGTGTTGGATTTACAGTTGCTTGATTGGCCAGTATTGAGTGACTTGGGGAATGCTGAGGGGCTACAGGTGTCGCAGAGCTGTTTGATGTAGTCCTTTGTGGTGGAGGTTGGGCGTGGTGTTGAGATTCTGGCTGATGAGATGTCGTCACTTGCGATGAAAGTCTTGAGATTGGTTGGGCAGTATGAGCCCGAGGTCCTGCAGTAGGTAGCTGAGCGGCTCCCGTATTTTCAGCGCTGATAGTCGGGACGGATACTGAATGGCGGCGAGCTCGATAATCTGGTTGATAAGTCGTAGTCGTATGGCCTGATCCGGAGACCTCGACTCTGACCCTTTCGCAGGCCTCTCTGGGGTTTATAGATATCGATAGTGGCCGATTTGAGGATACATGGAAACGGTGATAAGCTTGATCGAGCGAATAATCGGACGCTTGCGCTTGAGCAGTGTGTGGGGATCGAGTTTGAGTAGGGGGTACAACAGCTGGAGGGAAAACTTGTCGATGCGCAGATGATCGGAGGCGAATTAgttgatcttctccagtGAACGCAGAGTTGGATTGAGTCAATCGATTATTAGAATGTAAGACGGGTGAAGAACGAGTGTTATATATCTGATcagaatgaagaggaagatgaaagatatTTGAACTAGATGAATTTGATGGTTGCATGGTGAAAAGGGGGAAGCACTGaaaagaagcaagaagcaagtgagtgagtgagtgagtgagtgagcgTATGGTGGGAATGCAGGGCAAAGCGATGGCACCGTAGCGTGGGGCAAGCTAGTACAAAGGTCGTGTTActctgtgtgtgtgtgtgtgatTGATGGTAACTGATGTGTATAGACAGTACTCGTATGGATGGTGAGTGGCACAGGATAAAGGAAGGTAAAGGtagaagaaaggatgaagaattgaAAGCGAGGTTAGAAATGATAAATTACCAATTTGTATGCGATGCAACCCTTCAAAGGCAGTATCAGTTGTCGCCGCTGCATGCATCCATACGTACGTACTGGGTCATGAGTCGAATCGACTAGAATAGACATACGTACATGTCTACATGCAATGCTTACGCACGCATCATTAGGCAATGTTGAAGCGAAGTGCCGAAGGGTGGCGGTGGCATTTGTGGCGATGTCACTGGATTGAGGATGTTCACCGAGCTCGATGAAATCAGTGAGAGTCTTACAGCATTATCTTGTTGTATCTGATCAGTCAGGTGAGATACGTAATGTAATAGCCACCATACCGCGGGACAGCTCTGAACATGCATATTCTTAATCGTATCGCATGATTTTGACTGAATCGAGGATGAAGCTTCAGTCCACTCGGCAACATGATTGCTAATTTACCGTATCCAAACAGCTTGAACGTCATTGCGCTGATAAAATCTTATTTACAGTAGTATCAAAATCTTTTCGCCTAAATTTTGCGATCATTTCTTTGAGATCATGACCTCACAGACCGACTCAGACAATACAGTTAAGCTATGTCCTTCTTTTCAGCGAAGATGGCGTTTTTCTTCCAGATCTCAGCGTCATCCAGTAGCTTATATTTTGACttcccttcaccttcgacaaCGCTCAACCCTTTTATCGGCCGAGCGGTGGGCAGTATCGTATAAGACCGTACGATGCTATTGTGACAATCTCTCGTCGCTCTCGAAGTGATGCAGTATGATCGTGACGTAAGGCTACTACAGACTTCAAAAGTCAGCTCGAGGTAAAAGGAAGTGACCTCAAGACCTAGTCGCTTGAAAGGATAAATGACGAGCTCAAACCTCAGATTCCCACAAATTTGCATTTGCTTTGAATTATTCGGAATCTCACACGCATGAGATTTATAGATATCAGCTTTATTCGGATTGCAGTAGTCTGTCTCCTTCAGCCAGGGGCCGTACACAGTATTGAACGCTCGACGAAcagatatgtatatatgcgaGCGATGATTAGttcttctttatctttcggATGATTGGGGGTTTTACCCATCCCCCGCTACAGAGCATCATAGTGCTGCATTTGCCACTGCCACTTCGCATCCACTACATACAGCGCCCATCTCAAATCAACTCGAGGATCTCTACTCATAGATCCATCACCCATCGCTAACCCTATTGTCATTGCCACTGCCGTTATATCGCCACCGCCACTGTTGTACTCCTGTACCCTACTCTCGCACACTGAGTACCCATATACCAATCTAGAAAGACCCGATGCCGCACGTTCAGCCATACGAAACTTCCCCTGAGCGCGCGGTAGGTCGTTATACTGCTGCGAATGGCGGCTCAAAGCCTCCGAATTTCCTGCAGAAGCTATACGAGTGAGTGCATCCCACGTTATACATTGTCGTCACAACAGAGGTCCGCCCACGATGGAGTCGACTGATGGAACTGAGACCATTGTGCGCAGCTTCTTGTCGCTCGATCCGCATCCATGTCCTGAAAGTATGTACTGGGCTTCCGATTCTAAGCAATTAGTCATCGCCCAGccggagaaggtgagtcccgACATCCTTCATCAACAATACACCTCACCACCCCCCTCCCCCTTACGAGGCGTTGAAAAAGCTGGACTGGTTGTAGTGTAGTGTGATCGAGCAACGGCTGATGACGACTGGACGATTGGAATGTGCTGTAGCTCGCTAAAGAAGTCTTACCGAAGTTGTTCAAACACGACAAGATAGCTTCATTCGGCCGACAGTTGAATGTGAGTTCCAAGCTCCACCACACCACAATTCCGCCACATTATGTACATATGATCTGCCAATAGCAGCTGAATGAGCAAGCATCTCAATACAATATAGATATATGGCTTCTCGAGACTATTTCCGGGAAGACAGTTCAAAGATGCCAACGGTAATATCTCAGACGCCAGCGTTTGGGCACGTGAGTACAAAGAACAATTTGCATATAATCATGGAGCATCTCTCTCCAATCCAACATAAAATCCGAGACTGTGCTGATTCTTTTTACGCTACAGACCCAACTTTGAACAGACTTTCCACACCAACAGATTTGTTGAGTATCAAACGCCGGGCCCCACCCAAATTGATCCGCACGCGAAGACTAGCCAATGGGGAAATCATCAAGACGAAAGCAAGTCAGAACGTCATCGAGAAAGCCAGACAACTGAAGCAGGACATGTTAGTCTCCAAAACGAAGACCCATCCTCAATTCGGCCGTAGTACAAACAATAAGCTTGGAGGAGAAACAATCTACAACACTAATGATTCCTCGCGGAATGGAGATCTCAATACCAACGCTGTCGACCAACATCAACCAGCGTCAACCTGGGACAATCCCCAAGCAATGCAAGCTAACTCGGCGTACGAGCCTTCTTTGTCTGCCCAAATGAGAAGAAACGATACCTTCTTATCTGACATCACAGAGTACACCGAGCCCCAAACCTCCTCGAATTCAACTGATTCTGTCTGGCCAAACAGTATTCCCCACTTGACTCCTTCCTTCCAAACATCCCCTTTAAATGGGATTGGGAATGCGACTATCCAGCCTCTCGCGTATTCCGAACAGCAGGGTTTAGCCGCAACCCCAGTGACAGCCACTACACTCACGAGCTCTTACGACACTAGTAAGCCCCTCTTGAATCCATTGACGACTATAAGCGAGCGTTTGTGGTCCTCCTGTCCCGCCTCGATACACACTTCGCCAAGTGCAAAGCATACTTCGTTGCCTATCAAATCGACATGGAGCCACAGCGCCTCcatcaacaataacaatgCCAATAGCAATTCTCCCAAGAATTCGGGAGCACTCTTTGATACTAGTGACTTATTGACATTGACCTCTTCTATCGATACGTATCCGCAACAAGACTTGTCCTCACTATCCTTCCAAAGTAATGCAAACGCGAGATCGAAAATCAATACTGACACCAACATCAATCATTTTCAAGCCGATTCTGCGATTGGCACGCATAATGCAATTCCCAAAGGTTCGTTCCCTCTTGCTGTCAGCCCTAGTGTTATGCCTCAAGGAGGACTTCAACCAAGCAGGATTGCTGCGCCCGCCGCGCCGATCCCttctcacctcctccagaCACAGGCTGAAAGACAGCTTATCAACCCATCAATTCGGCCACAAGGGATGACCATACAGACGAATGGAGCTGGACCTTTCAGAAGTCCGATCTCCACTTCAGGTTTGTCCTCAAGCTGGAACAAAAATGTCAGTACCAACAGTCTTTGGAGCAACAATACTGGGCTTGGGACTGGACCTCCGTGCCCGAGCGGAAAACCAATGATTCTGGGTAACAATGGGAACGGTACAATCGATCCTCGATGGATCAGCCCGATCAACTCGGAATGGTCTACTCCAAGTATCACTCGAAACGCCTCACCCACTCACACgcacacccacacccacacgCACATTCATGACCAACAGCcacactcatactcacacACCCAATTTCAGGCTTATACGCCCTCATACGCCTCATCGATCGCACCAACGGCAACCGCGATCGCAACGGCGTCGACCACAGCAGCGACCTCTACGGCTTCTTCGCCCCAGCTGACCGGATACAAGGTTACTGATCCCACATATCCAAATGATGCACCTCCGCCTGCCTTTGTGTGGTACAACCCCACTCATCTGAGCCAAATGAGTCAGACCAATGTGGCACCATTCAATCTGACTCCCTACCCGGGAAAACACATAGGTCAGGACGCCTCGCTCTCAGCTAATGCGTTCCATACGGGCTTCGGTGAGGGTATGGGCTCAGGACTTGGTATGGGTATAAGCCATTCCTTCGAGAGTGGCAGTGGCAGTACAAATGATGCTCAATCAGATTATCAAATGAGCGCTCCAGGACTTCCTTCGCCGAAATCACTCTCGATTTCGCTTCCGCGAATGTTCGCTGATGGGGATGAACACGACCCCCTCGATCTATCACAAAGTCAAAGccaggaccaggaccaggaTCAGCATCACGAAGGCACCGACCAACGACATACTGAGGGATTCAACCTCAAGAGACCGGAGCAAGTGCCAATTGGACTGGCCCAAGATACAGATATGCTTCAAGGTGATCTTCaacctgctcctgctcctgctcccgctcccgcttccgcttctctcAACCCATTACTCAACCTGCCTCAAACTCCTTTAACGTCAGCCTTGACAAGGCATACTATTCAGATCCCGAACAGCAGTATTAAGGCTGACGATCCCTTGAGTTATTCTACGGCTGGTACGGGATATAAATGGTTTGAATGACATCGGCTCCCCTGTCTTTCTGATGGAAAGACATCGTCTTGGCGGACCATCAACAGATGGGAACAAATGTGCATCGACTATCCGTTCAAGGGAATTGGGACATGTGATATATCGTAGCTCAGCTAATCGTCACTTCGGGATAACTTTCGCTGTTACCACGGATTCCACTGTAGCATATTTGACTTCACTGGTCGTGCTGAATTTGTGTAGTCTGGATGGTCGATTGCAATATGTACGAGTACATGTTTATGTATATGCTATGTGATACTTCAACATTGTGCTCGGTCTGCTCAGATCGAGCCAATAGAAAAACTTGAGATGGAAGACATGAAACAGAAAGAGTTGTGGATACATCTAGAAGAAATACAACATATTGATTAAATCTGTCACACATATCCTTATTATCCGCTTTGATTTACATTTCTAATTTACCCTACTTCTGTCCGCAGCAAGCGATTGCCTCTTGTCTATGATTCTTGCAATCATGCTCAATCTACGGCAATCTATgtccctcctttcccacaTGCTTCGCTGACCAATAAGCCCTGATGTTCTCCTACATTTACTGATTCACCTTTAAGCCCCTTCACATCTCCCAAAACCAGAACCGTCAGATCCTTGCCGTACTAAATTAATCATTCATTCGAATAGATTAGCTTTGACCAAGTCGAACGTCTTTTCTGTCCTGGAGGACCTTCAGACAAACTCACAACACATCCGGTATCTATACCTTTACTAAACGGCTTGATATCCAGTCCCCGGCCAGCTGAACAGCCGAACGATCAGCGAATCAGTCCAATTACAGTCCAATGAACCGATGCAGCGTTATCTTCACTCACCCGCATGACCATAGACGATCGTTACAGGCGAACAACCCAGATCTGCCGAACTATCCATCTCTTCAACGGCCGAAGTCGGTGACCCAGGTTtctgtctcttctcctcctcaccTGCGTATACTTCTAAATTATCTCGAGTATTTTCCGTTTTATGTCCTTTACATCGTTTGAGTTCCTTATTCCAGACCTCGCTCCACGGTGTACCCTTCTTACTGCTCTTGGTAACCTTGCCCCGTTTCTTGCCTTTCATATACACGCTCCGCATTTCAATCAGATTCCAGGGTACAGTATTCTGCGGAACGTCCAGTAAAATCGACATCTCCTGGGAATTCCTTATCGATTCTTCacccattcccatatcgTAGTTCGACGCCGAGACATTCGAGAACTGAATTAGGGGTTGGATGTTTGCGGAGGACGGTTTCGTAGGGTCGAAAGGTAATAATCCCGCGTGCACGACTATCGTGTGTAGTGTTGGTAAATGCAGTACCAGGGGAAGATCTAGGATATATTGGAAGAGGTCGTCCGGCATATTCCTAAGTAGAGCAGCGTCAGTATAGCCAGTCTCTCgatcaccaatcaccaaaCAAAGTTCGTCAGGGCGTTGAGACATTGTGACATTGACCTCGACAAAGCTTACCTAGCAAGTTCCCAATGTTCAgatttccacttccaccccTTCGGCCAACCCTTGCCATGCTTCTGCAAttctttcgaagctgatttctcGTCGTCGAATGATAGACTATCAATATACGCTGGCCAGTCTTTACCGCCAGCCCATTCCATCCACGATCTCCATTGGACGACCGCTTGATCATGGTTCCCTCTCACTCCCAGAATCTCATGGTCCCGCATCCACGTCAAGACTTCCGTATTCTTAGGTCCTTTAGCTATCAGGTCGCCAACGTGAATCAGACGGTCTGTTGAGGGGTTGTACGAGATCTTGTCCATAAGGCGTCTGTACaatggagaagctgaaatgGTTAGTCTATTTACCTCGCGTGTCAGGAGAGGGAGAGCGAAAGTCATGAGGAGTGACAATTTGCCAGGAGAATTCcggaatgggaatgatgatgataaatTACTTACAGTAAGGGATCGTACGATCCGTGGATATCACCAATGAATATCAACCTCTTGTTGGTCGattcgatatcgatagaaCCAGGGGGAAGTACCTTGTACAACTTGTATCGGTCAAAGTCTGTCACAGGGGAGAATGTATCAGCATTGTTAAGTCATCACCCAACAGCTTCAGCCGCAATTTGAGAGATATAAGAGATCTATGCGGTGCACCGAGCTGCGAACAAACAACGTTCAGAGGGGAACACTCACCGATCTCAGGCTTCTTCATATTCAAATCCTCTGGGGTCGTCTCCTCATCCGTCTCACTATCACTATCACTTCCATTACCGCCATCGCCCTCACTTCCATCGGCATTTGGGTCTACATTATCGGTCTCCGAGGCTTCTCCTTGATTGCCTGGAAGTACCACCTGATCGGACAGACTGGATATCTCAGCATGACTCCCACCCCCGAAGACAGCTTTCAACCCTTCCCTTCCACCCGCACTCATCAAGCCGACCGAGGAGGTGCTGGTGGAAGCCATGAATGTGATCGAGAGTAAAAAGATCGAGATGATAGCCACGGACCCCGCTCTTCTTATCACCAGAGACAACGAGGaatcagatgaagatgaagatgacctATAGctgtggttgtggttgagATCGCTAAGTGTGGTGGGTGTGGGAAGTAATTCGTCGAGTATAGATGGTTTTGATCGTTTCAAGTTAGGCCGTAGATCCATATGCCCTGGTCGCCGAGAGTCCCTGCGGAGATGTCGTTCAGGGGATGGTGATGTGGATGGGGAAGGGAGCTGAGAGGGTGATGGCGGTGTGTTCGTGGTCGTGTTTGGGTTGATGGGCGGATCGTAGCTTGGTGGAGGGGACGACATGGCTCCCCTTTGATCGAAGCGTCTATGTCTCTTTCTATGTACGCCGAGATCTCCCTATGTGCACGGCACAGCGACTCCTTCCCATGTCTGAGCAGTGTCGCGCGAGTCGAAAGTCTAGTAGTGTCCGGAGTCTGAGGAGGAACGGTGATCCAAGCTctcaagaagatatcgattAAGAAGCTTTGTTTTTATATATGTCTTCAGTCGGACTTTTCGCAGCTGAATCAGGTTTTGTTTACCCGATCTGCGTCGATGACAGCATAATTTGACTCCAAACAAATCGGGTACTCACTCTATATGGTCTGATACTCCTGACCTGTCAGAATTGAGACACAACTATGCATCGTTCCACCCACCTACGAACCAGACCTGAATGGGTGTTACAATCATTTCACCGTtcaacaagcagaagaagcgaaaggagCACTCAGATCGGGTGGATAACGGCCTTCTCCACGCACGTTCGACGCATCTACTCAACGACGAAGACGCTGATGGAGGACTCTGCGGTCATCCACGATATTCGCTCTGACGAATAGTGTCAATGATCTACGTACAACTGCTGAATCTGTGCTGATGGGATGCACGTTCGTGTCAGACCTATGCCATGCATGTTACAGTATACCAATCGTTGAAAGTTGTTTTCATGTCTTCAGCTTGAAACATCCCTACTCTTCATCTACAAGGGTGGTTCACCCGTTACCAGATCCTTATGCGTATACTTCCCCTCTCCTTTCTCGTAGTCCGCAATCGTGCTTCCTCCATCATTTTTACTCCTCAACATGTATTTGTAAATCACTAACCCATCTAAACCCACTGGACCCCTTGCATGGGTCTTACCAGTCGATATCCCAACTTCCGTTCCCAGTCCATATCTCGTACCGTCCGCAAACCGCGTCGAGGCATTCACGAAGCAATTCGCACTATCTAACCCTTTACACCAACTCATCATCGATTCTTGGTTCTCCGTGATGATAGAATCGGTATGATGggaagaatgagaattgATATGTTTTATTGCCTCGCCAACGGACTCCACGGTTTTCACCGCTAATGTAGGACCCAGGAATTCGGTGTTGTAATCCTCTTCTGTACTTGCGGTGACGAACTTAGAAGATTCCGGTATACCTTGAATCGCCGCGAGCGTTGTGGGGTCGCATCGAAGGCAGACGTTACTCGACATGAGTGTCGAAGCGAGTTTTGGCCAAAGAGTGGATAAGAGTGATTTGTGAATTAGAAGCGTCTCAGCGGAATTACAGGCTGCCATGTAATCGGTCTAAAGCAAAAATGGGTTAGCTTAGCCGTGATATTTAGGCATTTAAAACGGTTGCGTCGTTGGAGAGAAGGGTAAAAAGATGCTCACTTTGGATTCCAAGACCACACGCAaagctttctcctcgacaGCACTCTCGTCAACGTAAACGGCACAGATACCATCCGCATGACCCATAACGGGTATTCTAGTGTTATTCTGTATGCTTCTGACCAGCTCATTGCCGCCCCGGGGCATGACCAGATCAATGTATCTATCTTGAGCCAGCAGAGATGAGATCTCAGATCGAGTAGAGACTGTTTGAATGAAAGTAGACGGGATTGACGTTTTGCTGAGTGCTTCAGCAATCAAGGAAGACAGGATGGTAGACGTTTTGAGCGATTCTTTGCCTCCTTTCAGAATAGCAGCGTTTCCTATGTACCGCGGATACTGTCAGCTCAcggtaaaggcaaagacgaGTCACTGAGAGCTTGTGCTGCCAGAGAAGACCACCTCATTTGTC includes the following:
- a CDS encoding glutamate-5-semialdehyde dehydrogenase, which codes for MSDPSSSSSNAAQSIAKAAREAFEQSQLVDVAQRDVALNAIRQVLEGKKDEVLKANKEDMEAAEALLAEGKLSKSLVSRLDLSRPGKFEAMLQGITDVAALPLPTGQVTFAKELGPGLDLHRVTCPIGVLLVIFEARPEVVVNIAALAIKSGNAAILKGGKESLKTSTILSSLIAEALSKTSIPSTFIQTVSTRSEISSLLAQDRYIDLVMPRGGNELVRSIQNNTRIPVMGHADGICAVYVDESAVEEKALRVVLESKTDYMAACNSAETLLIHKSLLSTLWPKLASTLMSSNVCLRCDPTTLAAIQGIPESSKFVTASTEEDYNTEFLGPTLAVKTVESVGEAIKHINSHSSHHTDSIITENQESMMSWCKGLDSANCFVNASTRFADGTRYGLGTEVGISTGKTHARGPVGLDGLVIYKYMLRSKNDGGSTIADYEKGEGKYTHKDLVTGEPPL